From the genome of Brassica oleracea var. oleracea cultivar TO1000 chromosome C4, BOL, whole genome shotgun sequence:
TGTGAATTGACTAGCGAAGATGCATTAATGAATCACATGATTTGTAAATGGGTTTAGCCACTTGAGTCTTGAGCCATCACATGGCCAACCATCAAACCAATTAACCAAAAATAGTGAATATTCTGTATTGGGTTTCAGTATTTGTATACGTATACATAATAATTCCATTTCACACACATTCGGTTCAAATTGGCATGTTTCAATAAATACAAATATTAGCTGGTTTTATTCTATCTTGTAACGTTTCATGTCAGACATACGAAAATACATTTCCACGTATAGTTTACTTCTAGTGGTAAGTTTCCTTGACGATGAACACATTTTATAATTAATTTTTATAATTATTATAAACTTTTATAAAAGGAAGAAGAAAGTCACAGAGATCGAACATGATTCTCCACTTTCCACTCCTTTGTCTTCTTCTTACATAAACCCATAAGCCATCAAGCGAAAACAGCGCAACACAAACACAATGTCTTCTTCTTATCTTCCTTTCCTCTTCTTCCTTATCTTCCTCTCCGTCGCCTCCGCCATCAAACTACCTCTCTCTCCTCTCTCACACCACACAGACCAATCACCCAACAACGGTCCTTACCTCTCTCTCCGCCGTCTCGCCGACTCCTCCATCGCAAGAGCCCAACAGCTCAAACAACCCAGCTCCATCAAACCCGACGAAAATGCTCTCACCGCCCCCTCTGCATCCGCCGCCGTCGTGAAATCACCTCTTTCTGCTAAAAGCTACGGCGGATACTCCGTCTCACTCAGCTTCGGCACACCGTCGCAGACAATCCCTTTCGTGTTCGATACCGGAAGCAGCCTCGTCTGGTTCCCTTGCACCTCACGTTATCTCTGCACCGGATGCGGTTTCTCCGGGTTGGATCCGGGTCGGATCCCTAGATTCATCCCCAAGAACTCCACCTCGTCACGGGTTATCGGGTGTCAGAATCCGAAATGCCAGCTTCTGTTCGGACCCAATGTTAAATGCAGTGGATGTGACCCGAGTACCCGTAACTGCACCGTCGGTTGCCCACCGTACATTCTCCAATACGGATTAGGATCAACGGCTGGGATTTTACTATCCGAGAAGCTTGATTTCCCGGATCTAACCGTACCCGATTTCGTCGTCGGATGCTCCATTCTCTCGACCCGACAACCCGCTGGTATCGCCGGGTTTGGACGCGGACCCGAATCTCTCCCTGTGCAGATGAAACTCAGGAGGTTCTCGCATTGCTTGGTTTCTCGTCGGTTCGACGATACCGACGTGAGCACCGATCTCGATCTCGATACCGGGTCGGGTCATAATTCCGGGTCGAAAACAACGGGTCTAAGCTACACGCCGTTTCGAAACAACCCCAATGTCTCCAACGCAGCCTTTCTCGAGTACTACTACCTCAATCTCCGGCGAATCTACGTCGGAAGCAAGCGCGTGAAGATCCCCTACAAGTTCCTCGCGCCGGGGACCGACGGAAACGGAGGAACCATCGTCGATTCCGGATCCACATTCACTTTCATGGATCGACCCGTTTTCGAGCTCGTCGCTGAAGAATTCGCGGCGCAGATGTCGAGTTACAGCAGAGAAAAGGACTTGGAGAAGATCACCGGACTTGGGCCGTGCTTCAATATCTCCGGCAAGGGATCAGTGACCGTGCCGGAGTTAATATTCGAGTTCAAAGGTGGAGCTAAAATGGAGCTGCCGTTGTCTAATTACTTCACGCTTGTCGGAAGCGTTGATAACGTCTGTTTAACGGTGGTTTCTGATAACACCGTGAGTTCCACCGGTGGTCGGAGTGGTCCGGCGATTATTCTCGGGAGTTTTCAGCAACAGAACTATCACGTGGAATACGATTTGGAGAATGACAGGTTTGGGTTCGCGAAGAAGAAGTGTATCCAGTGAGTTTCCAGGGGTAGATTTGGAAATTTAACTTTCCCAATGATGAGAAGCAGTTTTATGATTTAATTTCTTTCCCAAATAAAAAAGAGTTGTTAACTGTTTATAACTATGTTTACCATTGCTACTTTTACATAATTTTCATGATTAAACGTATTATTTTTCCAGATTATAAAAGTTGAGCCGGCAAAAAAATTATGTAATTAGAAAAATATTAAATGTAGTAAATATAATTTCAATTTATTTTGTAAGAGTTGGATGCTGAAATTGTGGACGCTGGACAGTATCATGTGAAGTAAGGCTGTATGCAATTATCTAAAACAATAGAAAATGGGTGCTAATGCTGTGACACCACGTCGATGTCCATCGACAAAAATATTGAAATCGACACTATACATATTCCACTAGTTATAATACTATTTTAAAAGTTTTTTTATGGTTTTTGATGTGAAACAAACATGTAAGTACATAACCATGTGTACCAAAAGTAAACAATAGTAGAAGGAACTATTATTTTTTCAGTTTCTAGAGTTTGAATAATAGGGTTGTGTAGTTTGGGACATTCAAATATGAATAAAATGTATATGTATGATGCACATTATGTATATATATATATACATGTGTGTGTGTGTGTGTGTGAAGTTGCAGGTAAGTAATAAATTTGTCTTTAAGGATACTACAGTACCGGTTTATGAGGATAAATTAGATCCGGTTTAACGAAATTGGAGAATTTTGCAAAAGGCAATTCACTAATAAAAGCAATGAATGCGACAACTAAAGTTGCACCTGCTAATTATGCCAGCTCACAAAAAGTACCTGATATAGATACTTTTTGACAACACCTAGATTAAGATGTTTATTTTTTTATTAATACTGGAATGAGGTTCCGATTGGTTTATGTTTCTGGCGCGATCAGTGTAATTTGTTTGGTCAGTGTAATCAATGTGTTTTTTTTTGCCAGCTAGAGTAATCAATGTCATTAAACGGATTGCATTTAAAAGCACTAAAACATGCTACTACGTATACTTATCAAAACTGTAAACAGAGAAATTTTCTTGCCCAGCTAGTATTAAATATTTTTTTTGTTTTGTTTCAGGCCTTTTTATAACATTTTGTATCAGCTTAGAAATGCTGAAACAGCCAGCCTTTTTCAGATAAACTTATCTAAATGTCATTTTAAATTTTTACATTCCAAATCTTATCAAAACTGTTATCGCTCCCCTCAGATGTGGCTGGCCAGTAAAAAGTGGGGCAGTGTATAGCCAAGATGCAGCTGGATGGATCTCCATCATCCGAAACTGGTCCAAAGGGACAGTAGATTAGTGTCCAAGCTTTCAGACCATGACTATTCAATAAAATCTGTCATAAATATGAATTTATACGGTGACAAACCAGAATTCTATTACAAACCACCAACTTAGAATTTGTATTGCTTTTAAACCCATTTTTATGACAAATATTCAATAAGATTGTCACAATGTTCATTTAACTGAGAATTAATATTCCCTATGATAAAAGACCGAACCTGCATATATTTAACTATAGCACTGTTCTATAAAACATGGTTGCTGCTGCGGTTAAACGCTCTACGTCTCTCGAACGTAGCAATTGTAGCATATTCGGCTAATTATACGGATCCGTTTGAGAACCTTAGTTTTTTTTTTCCTTTGGAGTTCATAATCACTTGATATATGATAGATTTGTAAAGTTATTATATAAAAAACAATGAAACAGCAAAAGTGGAAGTATTGTGTGAGAAGTTTTAATTGCTGCCGCAAATATTTTAGAGTAAACTAGACTTTTATTTTGCGCAATGTGAGTTTATTTGTATATATTATGATTTTTTTTTATATATTTGATTATTTTATTTATACATATACAATATTTTTGGTTGTTATTATATAATTTCTTTCCGAAGGACCGGATCAATTTTTATTAAAAATTGTGAAACTAAAATATAATTAATATATCATGGGTTGATCGGATTGGACATTAAACAAATTATGACACAAAAACCTTATTTTTTCCACCAAACAATTTCTTAAAAAAATGAACAGTATTATTTCCACAGTTGAATTATTTTGACATTTGTCTTCCATATGGTTTTGAAAGGTTTCAGATCAACCATCGAATTAATACATGTCATTTTAATGCTTTTAGTAGTATGCTTAAGAAAAACTTACAGTTTTGTAATTTAAAGTCGTTTTAAAAAGTTCAAAATATAACATATAAAAAAATCTAACATATAAGAAAAAGAGGAATTGGGCTGTATAGCCACAAAAAATATCATAATTAAATATCTAACAAAAAAAACAAATTCATCCATTATTTATGAAATATATATTATATTACCCTTCTTAGTTACCGGTCAATGAAAGAAAAAATATATTTTTCTTCTTCTTCTTTGATTATCAACTACCACCACTCTTCTTCCATCCCCACCGCCTTACCCTCCGTCACCGTTATGATACGCTATCACCAACTTCACACTGTGCTTTGTATTTATTGTGTCTTTAATCAACACCTCTTTTTCTATCATCATCATTTCAATTTTAGTTATTAACCAGATCAGTAATTTTCAATTTTATAGTTTTGCCATTAGATCCTTCAAAACAACCACATTCTTCTTGATCCCAGTCTCCATTTCTTCGGCCGTAACCACCGCCACTCGTATATACTGTAAGTTGCCGGTTGTACTATTCTACTTGAACAATATGTACTATGCTATTTCGTTGTTACTATTTTATTTGGATCTACATATTTTGATATTTGAGTTAAGGTTTATATTTTTTTTTAGGGTTTAGTGATTAGTGTTTTAGGTTTAGTTTGTTGTAGGTTTGGGTTGATGTTGGAGTAAGCATTACCTCACTCCATGCGATCATAAATACTAAAAAGTTTAAACAATATATACTATGCTATTTCGTTTGTTACTATTCTATTTTGATAATACTTAGTATTATGTACTATGTGCATATTTTGATATTTGAGTTATGGTTTATATTTTCTTTTAGAGTTTAGTGATTAGTGTTTTGGGTTTAGTTTTTGAAAGATTTGGGTTGAAATTGGATTTAATTTTATTAATTTTGATATGTATGGTATATTAATATATTTAAATCATTTTACAATTTCATTAACATAAACTATACCATTTAGCATGGTCTATTCTATGTATATACTATCACCATAATCAGCGTAGATGCCATAACCACCACTGCTCTAATAACATTTTTATTTATTTTTTATTTAAATAACAGATGCTTTTTGGATGTTATTACCGGCAACTGGCTTAAAGAAAGGAGAGAACCGGAAGAAAAGGAACAAAATGCTATGAAATCTAATAATGTCAAATTATATGTTATATTCTTAATTTTGCCTCCCAAATTGGCTATCTCACCAATAAGTCCTAAGAAAAATAGAACATATAAGGTTTCCTTATTTTTGTAATTTAAATTCGTTTTAAAATATTTTAAAAATAACATATAAGGTTTCCTCATTGTTTTAATTTAAAGTCATTTAAAAAAAATCAAAATATAACATATAAGAAAATATTGTTATCAAATTTTTTAATAATATAAAATTAAACAAAAATGAAGAATGATACAAAAAATGTTATCAAATCTGTATTATTCATAATCATTAATTGTCATATATATATTAATCATATTAGGTAATTTTATAGTTTTTATTTAAGGCAAAAATACAGACTTCTTATATTTTGGGTTAATATAATGTTTCCTAGTAATTTGATTTGGACCAACATTTTTTCAATTGATTTTAAGCTGTTACGTAAACTAAATTGACATCCTAATTAAGTGACACCTAAGCATGGTGTCTTTTTAATTAGTACAAACTTAAGGTTACAACTTTTTAAATGATCCTCAATTAATATATAGGGGATGTGAAACCCCTAATGGCCGGAAGACGATGTGAAATTTACTGTTATGCCTCTAGCGTTAAAATCACCTTTATATTAATCCTCGAGTATTACAATATGTTTTCGTAGCCATGTGTCATCACTAAGATGATTCTAAGAATCTTTAAAAAACTAAGTCGGTCCATATAAATATATATTATATTTTTTATTAAACTAACTATCAAATTGATTAGTAGCGTACAAAGAAATATTCTCAATTATTTCCTTAAGTAAAAGCTACAGAATTATCTAATATGATTAACATATATACTAACAATTAATGATTATGAATAATACATATTTGATAACAATTTTTGTACTCTATTTATTTTGTTTAATTTTATATTATAATAAAAATTAGATTTTTTCTTATATGTTATATTTTGAATTTTTTAAAATAATTATAAATTACCTAAAATGGTAAAAGTTCCACATTGAAAATTTTGTGATTAATAGTTTAATTTTTTTTGTTCAATGAAGATACAAATGATCATAAATGGTATGACTATAAAGTCTCATTGATATATATATATATATATATATATATCATTTAATTATGTACTATGTACTATAAAAAATATATAAATATATAAATATAAAAAATAATATATAAATATATATATATAAAAAATAATATATATATATATATATTTTTTTAATTTCAAAATTTGCATTGAAAAATTATTGAGATCTTAATATTTCAATTTTGAAATTTGTATTGATAAATCCCACATTAAAAATTTTGTGATTAACGGTTTAAGCTTTTGTTACAGAAAATATACAAATGTTAATAAAATCATATGAGTAGGAAGTGTTAATAATAAATATTTATATTAAAATATACTATATATATATATATATATATATCTAAGTCAATATCACTAAATTTTAATTATATACCATATAAAGTTCATAAAGTGACTATTTTGATTTATTGGTTTTGATTTATGTGCTTACTCTAATGTATATACTTTCATATATACAAATTATTTTTTAAATAGGTAATTTTTAATATGTTATTTGGTCATGACAATCCCTAAAATATATTTTTCAAATCAAAGTGATTTTTAATTTTGGAAGCACTATATATTTTAGTCTTGATTTTTATTCGTAAAAAGCTTTTAATGAAATATCACGACAACACTCCAATCACCTCCTTTTGTGTTTGTTCGAAGAATGAGAGATTTGATCATTCGTCTAATGTTTTTTTCTCCCTAATACCCTATCTATCTATTATAATTGTAAGAATGAGAGATTTGAACTATTTATTATAATTTTCTGATTTATCATCTAATAAATCAAACAATTATTAATTTATACATAGTTTACATATACTATAATGAAAGTATTATATATTTTTTTATCGGTATACTCTTGAGTAACTAAACCTCAAAAACGTAGGTTCATAAAATAAGTAATTTGTTTCTGTTGTTCTAGAAGTAGATGATTTTAGACCGAACTGGTGAATATATATTAGACAAACATTTATATTTCGAGTCTGCACTTATATTCTATAACAATTTGATATATTAGATTTGAACACTAATCTATGAATAAAGTTTGCCGATGATTTTCTTCAAAAACTTGATTCTGAGATATGTATCTGGAGTGAAACTAATTTTTTTACAAATGTCCATCATTTTAAATTGACACTTATGTAATTCAAAAAATTTATAGAAGAAGTTAAACAAAGAAACAAAACTCATATCAGTGAAACAGAAATAAGAACAAAAACACAATTTTATATCTGTAGAAAATGAAATCACTTATGAAAAGTCAATAGTAAACAAATCAAGAGCAGAAAACGTAATCCCCTTCGTCATTTTACAATCAATGTTGCCTATCTGGTTTTTGTGATTTGTGTCAGCCGTAAAACTTAATTTCCTTTTGTGAATGTGAAGTCTTACAAATAATTAAAATGAGATGTAATACGTTAACTATTCAACAGTGATGATACATTTAAGAGACCATTTGTATTCAACATTTTACGATCGATAAATATTGCAATGTTACAAAATGTTAAAACTGTTTAAAACTATTTAATGAACAAACATTAATATACAAAACTGACCCCACACATGCACGCTGGTTATCATCTAGTAAAGAGTAAAAATGATATTTTCGCCATTCAAACCGGGGTCTTATAGACATTGGAGGAGGAAACTACCACCAGGACACTAGATTCTTCAGTTTTATTAAAAGAAGCTAATTATTAGACATATTTTTATGAGAAAATTACCGAAATTTTAATCAGCGATTAATCCCTGCTTTTTTCATTAGGCTCTAGGCCAACCCAAACGGAAGGATTGCGCTTAGTTGAGTTTCAAAACAATGAACAATAGTAACAAAAAGGATCTTAACATATATTCTATTCTAGCGAAAACTTTCGTTTTCAAAATAGCACCAAACAAAGTTTATGCAAGTAAGCAATAAAATGATGCATTAAATAAGAAAGTTTATAAATTTAGAGGAATTTTCGTGTTTACCACTTTGTTGGTACCATTATTCATGTTTACCACCACTAAAGAGAGATTTTCAAAAATATCTTCTTCATTAAGAGGTAAAAGATTCTTATATCCTTGTTATATATATAAATATATAATAAATAATTATTTAAATAAATAAATAAAATAAAAAATATAAAAAATAAAAATAATTTTTAAGTTTTCGAATTATACTTTTTCAAATTCGAAGTTTTTTATAAATATTTTTTTTGAATTTTGTTCTCTAATTTTTTCAAAAAGTCTTTTTGAAAATCGAAAATTATTTTTGAAACTATTTTAAAAATTTTTAATTTTTTTTTTAATTATTTATTTATATATTTATTAGAATCGTAAATTTCATATTCCAAAAGTTCTACTCCACCCCTCAACTTTAAACCCTAAGTCTAAATTAGTTAACCCTAGAATTATAAATGTATTTTAACCTCTTTAAAAATGAGAGTAAAAATG
Proteins encoded in this window:
- the LOC106342823 gene encoding aspartic proteinase nepenthesin-2 translates to MSSSYLPFLFFLIFLSVASAIKLPLSPLSHHTDQSPNNGPYLSLRRLADSSIARAQQLKQPSSIKPDENALTAPSASAAVVKSPLSAKSYGGYSVSLSFGTPSQTIPFVFDTGSSLVWFPCTSRYLCTGCGFSGLDPGRIPRFIPKNSTSSRVIGCQNPKCQLLFGPNVKCSGCDPSTRNCTVGCPPYILQYGLGSTAGILLSEKLDFPDLTVPDFVVGCSILSTRQPAGIAGFGRGPESLPVQMKLRRFSHCLVSRRFDDTDVSTDLDLDTGSGHNSGSKTTGLSYTPFRNNPNVSNAAFLEYYYLNLRRIYVGSKRVKIPYKFLAPGTDGNGGTIVDSGSTFTFMDRPVFELVAEEFAAQMSSYSREKDLEKITGLGPCFNISGKGSVTVPELIFEFKGGAKMELPLSNYFTLVGSVDNVCLTVVSDNTVSSTGGRSGPAIILGSFQQQNYHVEYDLENDRFGFAKKKCIQ